In Luteibaculum oceani, one DNA window encodes the following:
- a CDS encoding ExbD/TolR family protein has protein sequence MNLGSRNKINTGFSMSSMTDLVFLLLIFFIILSTLVSPYALPVDLPSSKNKTKQKPKISVTITKDLEYFIGGKRVSKDNFEAELVNSLVPGEEQQSVVLHVDKAVPTGNMVSVLDVAKRNNCKIVLATQP, from the coding sequence ATGAATTTAGGATCCAGAAATAAAATAAATACAGGATTTAGCATGTCGTCTATGACCGACTTGGTATTCCTGTTGTTGATATTCTTTATTATTCTTTCAACCTTGGTAAGTCCCTATGCATTGCCTGTAGACCTACCATCGAGTAAGAATAAAACCAAGCAAAAGCCAAAGATTTCGGTAACCATTACCAAAGATTTGGAATATTTTATAGGTGGAAAAAGGGTGTCTAAAGACAACTTTGAGGCCGAGTTGGTGAATAGCCTTGTGCCAGGAGAAGAGCAACAAAGTGTTGTGTTACATGTCGATAAGGCCGTTCCAACGGGTAACATGGTGAGCGTTTTAGACGTTGCCAAAAGAAATAACTGTAAAATAGTACTGGCGACACAGCCTTAA
- the nhaD gene encoding sodium:proton antiporter NhaD — protein METFILLVFIIGYLLITLEHTIKIDKLIPALGMMALAWAGVALGLDDFTQWFDSANYSMLDGFVGMEHKEKLHVMEETLLHHFGKTCEILIFLMGAMTIVEIIDHFDGFVAIKDFIKTNKKRTLLWIIAFLAFILSAIIDNLTATIVLITLLRKILHSNKDRLWFAGLIVVAANAGGAWSPIGDVTTTMLWIGEKVSTGKLVTELLLPSLVCMLVPTFIASFLTPFKGEFSSEGEIGKKTKVGSRILYLGLGMIVFVPIFKTVTHLPPYIGMMLSLTVVSLVAEIISNRKFSLTDFQDDLAGGGHGAHSPTMRALSRIEMPSILFFLGILMTVAALESLGMIFTFGGQVREVIPDNLFVILLGAGSAVIDNVPLVAASMGMFDMPTDAGIWHFIAYAAGTGGSMLIIGSAAGVVAMGMENISFGWYLKKISGLALAGYLAGAAVYLLL, from the coding sequence ATGGAGACCTTTATCTTGTTGGTATTCATCATTGGATACCTTCTTATTACCCTTGAGCATACCATTAAAATTGATAAGCTAATTCCCGCATTGGGGATGATGGCGCTAGCTTGGGCAGGTGTTGCTTTAGGCCTAGACGATTTTACTCAATGGTTCGATTCGGCCAATTACTCCATGCTGGACGGGTTTGTAGGAATGGAGCACAAGGAGAAATTACATGTGATGGAGGAGACTTTGCTGCATCACTTTGGTAAAACTTGTGAGATCCTGATTTTCCTTATGGGGGCAATGACCATCGTGGAAATAATCGATCACTTCGATGGGTTCGTTGCGATTAAAGATTTCATTAAAACCAACAAGAAAAGGACACTTTTATGGATTATCGCTTTCCTAGCATTTATTCTTTCTGCTATCATCGATAACCTTACTGCTACCATTGTTTTAATAACACTGTTAAGAAAAATTCTACACAGCAATAAAGACAGGCTTTGGTTTGCAGGTTTAATTGTCGTTGCAGCCAATGCTGGTGGTGCTTGGTCACCAATTGGAGACGTTACCACCACCATGCTATGGATAGGAGAGAAAGTGAGTACGGGTAAACTGGTTACCGAACTATTACTTCCATCATTAGTGTGTATGCTAGTACCTACTTTTATTGCTTCTTTCTTAACCCCTTTCAAAGGTGAGTTTTCCTCGGAAGGTGAAATTGGTAAGAAAACTAAAGTGGGATCTAGAATACTGTATTTGGGACTGGGAATGATAGTGTTTGTTCCCATCTTTAAAACGGTAACTCATTTACCGCCATACATTGGTATGATGCTTTCGTTAACCGTAGTTTCTTTAGTTGCCGAGATTATTTCCAACCGAAAGTTCTCATTAACCGATTTTCAGGATGATTTAGCTGGCGGTGGTCATGGTGCACATAGTCCAACTATGCGTGCACTGAGTAGAATAGAAATGCCTAGTATTTTATTCTTCCTAGGTATTTTAATGACTGTTGCTGCCTTAGAGTCGTTGGGGATGATATTTACTTTTGGAGGACAGGTTAGGGAAGTAATTCCAGATAATTTGTTTGTTATCCTACTCGGAGCTGGATCGGCGGTCATAGATAATGTACCTCTTGTTGCCGCCTCTATGGGAATGTTCGATATGCCTACAGATGCCGGAATTTGGCACTTTATTGCCTACGCAGCTGGTACAGGTGGATCTATGTTGATTATTGGATCTGCAGCGGGTGTAGTAGCAATGGGGATGGAGAATATCAGCTTTGGCTGGTACCTTAAAAAAATTAGCGGTTTAGCGCTTGCAGGATATTTAGCAGGAGCTGCCGTTTACCTTCTACTTTAG
- a CDS encoding bifunctional folylpolyglutamate synthase/dihydrofolate synthase: MTYQETLDYLFSRLPMLQNKGLAAIKPGLERISRICDILDNPERKFKSVHIAGTNGKGSVANMLCSVLIEAGYKVGLYTSPHFKDFRERIKINGKCIPQEAVISFVSSLKESELPEPSFFEYSTAMAFQHFAEEEVDIAIIETGLGGRLDSTNVITPLLSVITSISLDHTEFLGSTVEEIAKEKAGIIKNGVPLVSGIHNPSVEEVFIDHANANKAKYHFVKDVFIKGLAQDLPFRKDNVDLVIKSAEILSHMDFQIGKDHIREGINRTVENTGFYGRWYRDSEKKNLYFDVAHNTAGVAHVLEKAKSIVDHKGWNFVFGVVRDKDLGKIMDLLPEESTYYLCEAKVPRALPLEELEKTFKSRGFNYFLSKSVEEAVQMASAQGKPTLVFGSFFVVAEALPEKIFEKFN, from the coding sequence ATGACCTATCAGGAAACACTTGATTATCTTTTTAGCCGATTGCCAATGCTCCAGAATAAAGGACTTGCTGCAATTAAGCCTGGGCTGGAGAGAATCAGTCGCATCTGCGATATTTTAGATAACCCCGAAAGAAAATTTAAATCGGTACATATTGCTGGAACCAACGGAAAGGGTTCGGTTGCCAATATGTTATGCTCAGTGCTTATAGAGGCTGGCTATAAAGTTGGATTATATACCTCTCCACACTTTAAAGACTTTCGAGAGCGCATAAAAATCAATGGCAAATGTATCCCTCAAGAGGCGGTTATTTCTTTTGTGAGTAGTCTAAAGGAGTCAGAATTACCAGAACCCAGTTTTTTTGAATACAGTACAGCCATGGCTTTTCAGCATTTTGCTGAGGAAGAGGTGGATATAGCCATTATTGAAACTGGGCTAGGGGGAAGACTTGATAGTACCAATGTAATCACTCCGTTGTTGAGTGTAATTACATCTATTTCACTGGATCATACGGAGTTTCTGGGAAGTACGGTGGAGGAAATTGCAAAAGAAAAAGCAGGAATTATAAAAAATGGGGTTCCACTGGTTTCGGGGATTCACAATCCCTCTGTTGAGGAAGTTTTTATTGACCATGCCAATGCCAATAAAGCTAAATACCATTTTGTAAAGGATGTATTTATTAAGGGGTTGGCTCAAGATTTACCTTTTAGAAAGGATAATGTAGATCTCGTAATAAAGTCCGCTGAAATTCTAAGCCATATGGACTTTCAAATTGGCAAGGATCATATCCGTGAAGGAATAAATAGAACCGTGGAGAATACGGGTTTTTACGGGAGATGGTATCGAGATTCAGAAAAGAAAAACCTGTATTTTGATGTAGCCCATAATACCGCTGGAGTTGCCCATGTATTAGAAAAAGCCAAGAGTATAGTAGATCATAAAGGCTGGAATTTTGTTTTTGGGGTGGTAAGAGATAAGGATTTGGGTAAAATCATGGATTTACTCCCCGAAGAATCCACCTATTATTTGTGTGAGGCCAAAGTGCCTCGAGCACTCCCATTAGAAGAACTAGAAAAGACCTTTAAGAGCAGAGGATTCAATTATTTTTTATCAAAATCGGTTGAAGAAGCGGTTCAAATGGCTAGCGCGCAAGGCAAGCCCACATTGGTTTTTGGGAGCTTTTTTGTGGTGGCCGAAGCCCTTCCAGAAAAAATTTTCGAAAAATTTAATTAG
- a CDS encoding helix-turn-helix transcriptional regulator, whose translation MVKRETLEEKLDLILKYLNQSKTNSKKLLSIKEAASLTGYTSGTIYQYVSKDASFPAYTPENGGKIFIPQDELESWCIKRKKFDLESAEIVLNKKNKR comes from the coding sequence ATGGTAAAAAGAGAAACACTTGAAGAAAAATTAGACCTGATTTTAAAATACCTAAATCAGAGCAAAACCAATTCCAAAAAACTGCTTTCCATTAAAGAAGCTGCTTCACTAACTGGTTATACCTCGGGAACAATCTATCAGTATGTATCTAAAGATGCAAGTTTCCCAGCTTACACACCAGAAAATGGAGGCAAAATTTTTATCCCTCAAGACGAGTTGGAGTCATGGTGTATCAAACGAAAAAAGTTCGACTTAGAATCCGCTGAAATAGTTTTAAACAAAAAAAATAAGAGGTAA
- a CDS encoding MotA/TolQ/ExbB proton channel family protein produces the protein MNLVYTLLLQIQQLPQDTAGLMLDADGNPITKEETISIWELIVQGGWYIMIPLGIMSLMSVYIFVERYFAIKKASVEKPDFMAKIKDNIHDGKIDAALHLCEAADTPMARITAKGISRIGKPTKDIAATIENVAKLEVYNLEKNLSSLATIAGAAPMIGFLGTVIGMIVTFHEMKISDKGVEIAELSGGIMQAMVTTVAGLVIGIVAYIAYNSLVAFVNKVVNKLEISAIEFLDLLDEPSK, from the coding sequence ATGAACCTGGTATATACATTATTACTACAAATTCAGCAGCTTCCGCAAGATACTGCTGGATTGATGTTGGATGCAGATGGTAATCCAATTACAAAAGAAGAAACCATTTCCATTTGGGAACTAATCGTTCAGGGTGGATGGTATATTATGATTCCGCTTGGAATTATGAGCTTGATGTCGGTTTACATTTTTGTAGAGCGCTATTTCGCTATTAAGAAGGCCTCAGTAGAAAAGCCTGATTTTATGGCGAAAATCAAGGATAACATCCACGATGGGAAAATTGATGCCGCTCTACACCTTTGTGAAGCAGCCGATACGCCAATGGCAAGAATTACTGCCAAAGGAATTTCTAGAATTGGAAAACCTACCAAAGACATTGCAGCAACCATAGAAAACGTTGCAAAACTTGAGGTTTATAACCTAGAGAAAAACCTTTCTAGTCTTGCTACTATTGCCGGTGCAGCTCCAATGATTGGTTTCCTTGGAACCGTAATCGGTATGATCGTTACCTTCCACGAAATGAAGATTTCCGACAAAGGTGTTGAAATCGCAGAGCTCTCCGGAGGGATTATGCAGGCGATGGTTACAACGGTTGCTGGTTTGGTAATTGGTATCGTAGCTTACATTGCTTATAACTCGCTTGTTGCCTTTGTAAATAAGGTGGTAAATAAGCTGGAAATTAGTGCCATCGAGTTCCTTGATTTATTAGACGAACCCAGTAAATAA
- a CDS encoding Glu/Leu/Phe/Val dehydrogenase dimerization domain-containing protein — protein MKDLLEKFENKQPEIVFEWKDAETEAEGWVVINSLRGGAAGGGTRMRKGLDKREVESLAKTMEVKFTVAGPPIGGAKSGINFDPADPRKKGVLQRWYKAVSPLLKNYYGTGGDLNVDEIHEVIPITESCGVWHPQEGVFNGHYQPNEAQKILRIGQLRFGVLKVVEDANFSPDTSKKYVVADLITGYGVAEAVKHYYNIYGGEVTGKKVIVQGWGNVGSAAAYYMAKMGAKVVGIIDRDGGIIQQEGLSLQEVTDLYLGKEGNKLGAHPKTISFEEVNNKVWDLDADIFLPCAASRLITKDQIERLINKGLEVVSSGANVPFADKEIFFGPIAEMCDDRISVIPDFIANCGMARVFAYLMEAEHELSDQGIFEDTSNTIRMAIERAYNKNQSKTQISKTAFEIALKQLI, from the coding sequence ATGAAGGACCTACTCGAAAAATTTGAGAATAAACAACCGGAGATTGTATTTGAATGGAAAGATGCTGAAACTGAAGCGGAAGGATGGGTGGTAATTAACTCATTGCGCGGGGGAGCAGCCGGAGGTGGAACTCGAATGAGAAAGGGTCTTGATAAGCGCGAAGTTGAATCTTTAGCTAAAACGATGGAGGTGAAGTTTACCGTTGCAGGTCCTCCTATCGGAGGGGCTAAATCGGGAATTAACTTCGATCCTGCCGATCCAAGGAAAAAAGGTGTTTTACAGCGTTGGTACAAAGCGGTTTCTCCTTTATTGAAAAACTACTATGGAACTGGTGGTGACCTAAACGTTGATGAAATTCACGAAGTAATTCCTATTACCGAGAGTTGTGGGGTTTGGCATCCTCAAGAAGGGGTTTTTAATGGACACTATCAACCCAATGAGGCGCAAAAGATTCTTCGTATCGGGCAGCTAAGATTTGGAGTATTAAAAGTGGTAGAGGATGCTAATTTCTCTCCGGATACTTCTAAGAAATATGTGGTAGCCGACCTTATTACCGGATACGGTGTTGCAGAAGCGGTTAAGCACTATTACAATATTTATGGTGGTGAGGTAACCGGTAAAAAAGTAATCGTTCAAGGTTGGGGAAATGTTGGTTCTGCCGCTGCTTATTACATGGCGAAAATGGGAGCCAAAGTGGTAGGGATTATTGATCGCGATGGAGGGATTATCCAACAAGAGGGTCTTTCTCTACAAGAAGTTACCGACCTATACCTAGGAAAAGAAGGGAACAAGTTGGGTGCTCATCCAAAAACCATCTCTTTCGAAGAAGTAAATAACAAAGTGTGGGATTTAGATGCGGATATTTTCCTTCCATGTGCTGCATCGAGATTAATTACCAAAGACCAAATTGAAAGATTAATCAATAAGGGACTAGAAGTTGTTTCCAGTGGAGCAAACGTTCCTTTTGCAGATAAAGAAATTTTCTTCGGGCCCATTGCTGAAATGTGTGATGACAGAATCTCAGTGATTCCCGATTTTATCGCGAACTGTGGAATGGCTAGGGTGTTTGCTTATTTAATGGAGGCTGAACACGAGCTATCGGATCAGGGTATTTTCGAGGATACATCCAATACAATCCGTATGGCAATTGAGCGCGCCTACAATAAAAACCAATCCAAAACACAAATCAGTAAAACTGCTTTCGAGATTGCGTTAAAACAACTTATTTAG
- a CDS encoding energy transducer TonB gives MRFPKNKKALAITIVFHLVVLILFMIFGLTQPDPLPEEIGVEIAMADLGNSVTGSGNNPSPQPTTNPEPAPSKATPTPTPTSSPSSQPKVVEQDASEVATEKAEKAPVKKEEPAKEPEKVEEEPKPQVNKRALYPGNKTKDSEASQGGSQGNTGGKGDMGSEEGKPQGKGILGGGMGSWELSGRSLVKGTAIEDTKEEGIVVLNIWVDRYGNVTRTAPNLAESNTTSQYLFDLATKAAKQSKYSPKSNAAVEQKGKMTFKFILK, from the coding sequence ATGAGATTTCCAAAAAATAAAAAAGCTTTAGCCATCACAATCGTGTTTCACCTAGTGGTGCTTATCCTTTTTATGATTTTTGGTCTCACCCAACCCGATCCTCTTCCTGAAGAAATTGGGGTAGAAATTGCCATGGCAGATTTGGGGAATAGCGTAACGGGAAGTGGAAATAACCCAAGTCCCCAACCTACGACCAATCCTGAGCCTGCTCCGTCAAAAGCAACTCCAACACCCACCCCTACTAGTTCTCCAAGTAGTCAACCAAAAGTGGTGGAACAAGATGCTTCTGAAGTGGCTACAGAAAAGGCAGAGAAAGCTCCTGTTAAAAAAGAAGAGCCGGCAAAAGAACCCGAAAAGGTAGAAGAAGAACCTAAGCCACAGGTTAATAAAAGAGCGTTATATCCCGGAAACAAAACCAAAGATTCTGAAGCTTCACAAGGTGGGTCTCAGGGAAATACCGGTGGTAAAGGCGATATGGGTTCCGAAGAAGGGAAGCCTCAAGGAAAAGGTATTCTTGGCGGCGGGATGGGAAGCTGGGAGCTATCGGGTAGATCGCTTGTTAAGGGTACTGCCATAGAAGACACCAAAGAAGAAGGAATTGTTGTCCTAAATATTTGGGTAGACCGATATGGTAACGTAACGCGTACGGCTCCTAATTTGGCAGAGTCCAATACTACCAGCCAATATTTGTTCGATTTGGCTACCAAGGCGGCAAAGCAGTCTAAATACAGCCCAAAAAGCAATGCGGCTGTGGAACAGAAAGGTAAAATGACCTTTAAGTTCATCCTTAAATGA